The Artemia franciscana chromosome 18, ASM3288406v1, whole genome shotgun sequence genome includes a window with the following:
- the LOC136038853 gene encoding uncharacterized protein LOC136038853, protein MSCHRVVITTCKRLEKKKETCSKIELKKATFIRLIFFNLYTVQSLEYCITKSSFSLISSLSMMGKKMKKRGSRGKKFINKYKEIQEKIKVQRSNQEYSREYEYERLSTICKSTEEGGQQGNKINDDGFQTHFEAKVLEKIDIEGNFENDKQGMKFKECMEIKECKDMEKVDLQESMLEYFELEEENEFQVNDIYNENDDKMTPQQVQNFQKDRPSVIQKVDLQESMLEYFELEEENEFQVNDIYNENDDKMTPQQVQNFQKDRPSVIQETRGASLCNPVDLNVYETKKSALSSTEAAIILKTAHETGISWFKLCKNTVSSYPAAGSIFLVYSDSIERIQDYKADGYRYSSTSGGHSVTVPSVHPNFRKRVNQRLIEGKTVDLKRYIFRYEPCVFTCPFEHCLYTVIHYVGTCDIKSICDPHGNHKKKEGVKTTPFVPSEKSVLIRAKTIAKTTILTPREHFHGEFSKTVNELQTNVPRSQRQVNDTFSLARKSMISKDTCNMIRYLMIETDFVVTEKFFGQGEAAVTCVSEFAILEVIYFVKHGIPIVFYYDTKYNIGNYWVSALTFRHPDFDHKGTTPIIPIAFLLHTNRSADSHEELFMVLMKKAPSINSPRNAFVSDREKGIEVARNKIFPLIQPAHCWLHFRINAKYALQKMGAPKGDIKVVQDDILQLLRSKNIDEYNQIRTERLVKWSIPALKYFQVNLEPDMLKYDCAFIVSQIPDFNPVSGITNNTAESFNAVMKRVIQQQRDVPMDRCILGLLCLDDEYYTHISRGYKGIGDYRLLEKAHKEYIVHIKKEEDPVESRKEMFLRMVQEVDGSDSFCEKNSTKEDHQLSGIVDIAEALWRKGHVTFCNENQVYLVSNLTRKKVNVVTPRTETITVRGNKIVTKGTKRKSLVEAYDCSCDFGLSACPCKLAVLRSRGHDLVAEKSTIQLKTLKNVKVRSKRYVRPGIKSSLTIQDCYNIKPAADSVAAHNLSFTSDSDNEVASLKKTSEYQSRSSDGDHNSKVAKHTEDIQFVKIVKKRKHCPTQPVKPRKMARRRNIRFEATPSSIPSSICHGYAFTGPINDLYDEAKEVISLLKRLFGIVVESTNSAVVENAAKLVWWRATNFPLRDTDVFTFFFEDIESLLRPETWLKTEMVSYLVNLVTSSCVSARTIDIYSTFNLTNIDALKSYPETPRERFSDVSQDCSVLFVPLCVNMRDISDRERKNHFILGICDFSRRTFYLLDSLKPLNRTQGRQVLSNLKYLMDGVDKRYIELELGSCRIAPQVDSSSCGLFVVKYAQDYANGITYLGNTLSVDLPSPSKYKRSKGRSTVSNQKVIDLYNDDTEMANMKTVELMNKYRNELAVQVLESLLIKNRMVSCYNCREQIPENMQLICKNCKAVACSDCEEKSSRNFCQLCCV, encoded by the exons atgtCTTGTCACCGGGTTGTAATTACGACTTGTAAacgtttggaaaaaaagaaagagacttGTTCTAAAATAGAGCTCAAAAAAGCAACATTTATaagacttatattttttaatttgtatactGTTCAGAGTCTGGAATATTGCATTACTAAAAGTTCTT tttcactTATAAGTTCTCTTTCGATGATgggtaaaaaaatgaagaaaagaggcTCTCGTGGCAAAAAGTTCATtaacaaatacaaagaaatacaagaaaaaataaaggttcaAAGAAGTAACCAGGAGTATTCGAGAGAATATGAGTACGAAAGGTTAAGTACTATTTGCAAATCCACGGAAGAAGGTGGACAACAGGGAAATAAAATCAACGATGATGGTTTCCAAACGCACTTTGAAGCAAAGGTGTTAGAAAAGATTGATATcgaagggaattttgaaaatgataagcAGGGCATGAAGTTCAAAGAGTGCATGGAAATTAAGGAGTGCAAGGATATGGAAAAGGTTGACCTCCAAGAGAGTATGCTGGAATATTTTGAgctggaagaagaaaatgagttCCAGGTTAATGACATCTATAATGAAAACGATGATAAAATGACCCCACAACaagtacaaaattttcaaaaggatcGACCAAGTGTTATTCAGAAGGTTGACCTCCAAGAGAGTATGCTGGAATATTTTGAgctggaagaagaaaatgagttCCAGGTTAATGACATCTATAATGAAAACGATGATAAAATGACCCCACAACaagtacaaaattttcaaaaggatcGACCAAGTGTTATTCAGGAAACACGTGGCGCATCACTTTGTAATCCAGTGGATCTAAATGTTTACGAAACCAAGAAATCGGCACTTTCATCTACTGAGGCTGCCATAATCTTGAAGACCGCTCACGAAACTGGTATATCATGGTTTAAACTGTGCAAAAACACTGTTTCGTCCTATCCTGCTGCaggtagtatttttttagtatattcagATAGTATTGAACGCATACAAGACTACAAGGCCGATGGTTACCGTTATAGCAGTACTAGTGGGGGACACTCGGTAACTGTACCCTCTGTTCATCCAAACTTCAGAAAGAGAGTTAATCAACGGCTGATTGAAGGCAAGACGGTCGATTTGAAGAGATATATCTTTCGATATGAGCCATGTGTATTCACCTGTCCATTTGAGCACTGCCTATATACGGTTATTCATTATGTTGGTACTTGTGACATAAAATCAATTTGTGACCCCCATGGAaaccataaaaagaaagaaggagtAAAAACCACCCCTTTTGTGCCTTCTGAGAAATCTGTATTAATAAGAGCAAAAACTATAGCAAAGACCACAATATTGACGCCCCGAGAACATTTTCATGGGGAGTTTAGTAAGACAGTGAATGAGCTGCAGACAAATGTTCCAAGAAGCCAGAGGCAGGTAAACGACACCTTTTCTTTGGCCAGAAAAAGCATGATATCCAAAGACACATGTAACATGATTCGATATCTTATGatagaaactgattttgttgtgACAGAAAAATTTTTTGGGCAAGGAGAAGCAGCTGTCACCTGTGTATCAGAGTTTGCAATCTTAGAAGTTATATATTTCGTAAAACACGGTATTCCCATAGTGTTCTATTATGATACAAAATATAACATTGGAAATTACTGGGTTTCAGCACTGACATTCCGACATCCTGACTTCGACCATAAAGGAACAACACCTATCATTCCAATTGCATTTTTACTTCACACAAATAGATCAGCTGATTCGCACGAAGAGCTgtttatggttcttatgaagAAAGCACCAAGCATCAATTCACCCCGAAATGCTTTTGTGAGTGATAGAGAAAAGGGTATAGAGGTTgcgagaaataaaatatttcctctTATTCAACCTGCTCATTGCTGGCTACACTTCCGGATCAATGCTAAATATGCACTTCAAAAAATGGGTGCACCTAAAGGAGACATCAAGGTAGTTCAAGACGATATTCTTCAGTTGCTAAGATCAAAAAATATAGATGAGTACAACCAGATAAGAACTGAAAGGCTCGTGAAATGGTCCATCCCTGCACTTAAGTATTTTCAAGTTAATTTGGAACCTGATATGTTGAAGTATGACTGTGCCTTCATCGTTTCCCAAATCCCTGATTTTAATCCAGTCTCTGGGATAACCAACAATACCGCAGAGTCATTCAACGCTGTGATGAAAAGAGTTATACAACAACAGCGAGACGTACCAATGGACAGATGTATCTTGGGCCTCCTTTGTTTAGACGATGAATATTATACACACATATCTCGTGGATACAAGGGAATAGGAGATTATAGACTCCTTGAGAAGGCACATAAGGAATATATAGTTCATATAAAGAAGGAGGAAGATCCAGTTGAATCCAGGAAGGAAATGTTTCTGCGTATGGTCCAAGAAGTAGATGGATCAGATTccttttgcgaaaaaaattcGACAAAAGAAGACCACCAGCTAAGTGGTATAGTTGACATAGCAGAAGCACTATGGAGAAAGGGACATGTTACATTTTGCAACGAAAATCAAGTGTATCTTGTTTCAAATCTGACTAGAAAGAAGGTTAATGTTGTGACACCACGCACAGAAACAATCACTGTTAGAGGAAATAAAATTGTTACAAAGGGTACTAAGAGGAAGAGCTTGGTTGAAGCTTATGattgttcttgtgattttgGACTTTCTGCATGCCCTTGCAAACTAGCAGTTTTAAGATCTCGAGGACATGATCTAGTAGCCGAAAAATCCACTATACAGCTGAAAACTCTCAAGAACGTCAAAGTAAGATCTAAAAGGTATGTGAGGCCTGGAATAAAAAGCTCATTAACCATTCAGGACTGTTACAATATTAAACCTGCAGCAGATTCTGTAGCAGCCCATAATTTGTCGTTTACTTCTGATAGTGATAATGAAGTAGCTTCACTTAAAAAGACTTCCGAGTACCAATCGAGAAGCTCTGACGGGGACCATAATTCAAAAGTTGCAAAGCATACAGAAGATATACAGTTTGTgaagattgtaaaaaaaaggaagcattGCCCAACTCAACCGGTGAAACCCAGAAAAATGGCAAGGAGACGGAATATTCGTTTTGAAGCTACCCCGTCTTCAATTCCTTCATCAATTTGTCATGGTTATGCGTTTACAGGTCCCATAAATGATTTGTATGATGAGGCAAAAGAAGTGATCAgccttttaaaaaggcttttcGGAATAGTGGTCGAATCTACCAATTCTGCTGTCGTAGAAAACGCAGCGAAACTAGTCTGGTGGAGAGCTACTAATTTTCCCTTAAGGGACACAGACGTGTTTACGTTTTTCTTTGAAGACATCGAATCACTGCTGAGGCCTGAGACTTGGCTCAAAACTGAAATGGTGTCCTACCTCGTGAATCTGGTTACTTCTAGCTGTGTGTCAGCAAGAACCATCGAtatttattctactttcaattTGACAAATATTGATGCTTTAAAGTCGTACCCAGAAACGCCCAGAGAAAGATTTAGTGATGTTTCACAGGATTGCAGTGTTCTCTTTGTTCCATTGTGTGTCAATATGCGTGATATATCAGATAGGGAGCGCAAGAATCATTTCATTTTGGGAATATGTGATTTCTCCAGGAGAACTTTCTATCTTCTTGATAGTTTGAAGCCATTAAACCGTACTCAAGGGAGGCAAGTTCTTTCCAACCTAAAATATCTCATGGATGGGGTTGATAAACGCTacatagaacttgaacttggtTCATGTCGAATTGCTCCACAAGTAGATTCGTCAAGCTGCGGGCTTTTCGTTGTCAAATATGCCCAAGACTACGCAAATGGGATAACCTATTTGGGAAATACACTGTCAGTTGATCTTCCATCACCTTCTAAGTATAAGCGGTCAAAGGGAAGATCCACAGTATCCAATCAGAAAGTCATAGACTTATATAACGATGATACTGAAATGGCAAATATGAAAACTGTGGAActaatgaataaatatagaaacgaATTGGCTGTCCAGGTACTTGaatctcttttaataaagaACAGAATGGTCAGTTGTTATAACTGTCGAGAACAGATACCGGAGAACATGCAGCTCATATGTAAAAACTGTAAAGCAGTTGCCTGTAGTGATTGCGAAGAAAAATCCAGCAGGAACTTCTGTCAACTCTGCTGTGTCTGA